One region of Cyanobacteriota bacterium genomic DNA includes:
- a CDS encoding competence/damage-inducible protein A, whose amino-acid sequence MKSEIICIGTELIIGHTVNTNATYISEKLSELGISVLYHTAIGDNPERIQQCFQIASKRADLVILTGGLGPTDDDITHDMLAEFCGAELKENPEQKKILEDKYDAYGGKGKMPSINYKQARLISGAQVIPNPIGTAIGMLYEKNSTLYMTFPGVPCEMEAMLEYVSPKLKDQLKARGETSVIASKKLRLTNITESRMAQTITEHFAAHNKSNPFLDSNPSLAPYATLGECYLRITAKAETEDEAYKLIQNFDQELHKIFPDQIFGYNDDTLNGVLAQKLKTNKLTISFAESCTGGLASKLMTDLPGSSEYTKLNIVTYANEAKEQMLGVKASTLELHGAVSAETAEEMVEGLSRISNADINVSITGVAGPDGATNEKPIGTIYVGIKYKGKTEVEKLNWIARRLSREQIRELACKKVFWKVIKLL is encoded by the coding sequence ATGAAATCAGAAATCATATGCATCGGCACAGAATTAATTATCGGGCATACCGTTAATACTAACGCCACTTATATCTCAGAGAAGCTCAGCGAGCTGGGTATTTCGGTTCTTTATCACACTGCGATAGGAGACAATCCAGAACGTATTCAACAATGCTTTCAGATTGCCAGCAAACGAGCCGACCTGGTAATTCTTACAGGAGGTTTGGGTCCAACTGATGACGACATCACTCATGATATGCTCGCAGAGTTTTGCGGGGCAGAATTAAAAGAAAACCCTGAACAGAAAAAAATCCTAGAAGACAAATACGATGCTTATGGTGGCAAAGGCAAAATGCCAAGTATTAATTATAAACAAGCAAGGCTCATTAGCGGAGCTCAAGTGATTCCCAATCCAATCGGTACTGCAATTGGCATGCTCTATGAAAAAAACTCTACCTTATATATGACCTTTCCTGGCGTACCTTGTGAAATGGAAGCGATGCTCGAGTATGTGAGCCCAAAACTCAAAGATCAACTCAAAGCCAGAGGCGAAACAAGTGTCATTGCCTCTAAGAAACTTCGCCTCACCAATATCACCGAATCACGAATGGCTCAAACAATCACAGAGCACTTTGCCGCACACAATAAAAGCAATCCTTTCTTAGATTCTAATCCTTCACTGGCACCCTATGCCACTCTTGGAGAGTGTTACCTCAGAATCACCGCCAAAGCAGAAACCGAAGATGAAGCCTATAAACTAATTCAAAACTTTGATCAAGAATTACACAAGATCTTCCCCGATCAAATCTTTGGTTATAACGATGATACTTTAAATGGAGTACTCGCCCAAAAACTCAAAACAAACAAACTCACTATCTCTTTTGCAGAGTCCTGTACCGGAGGACTTGCAAGTAAATTAATGACTGACCTACCAGGATCATCTGAATATACCAAGCTCAACATTGTTACTTACGCAAATGAAGCCAAAGAACAAATGCTTGGCGTCAAAGCCAGTACCCTAGAGCTTCATGGTGCAGTCTCTGCAGAAACCGCTGAAGAGATGGTGGAAGGGCTCTCAAGAATTTCTAATGCCGATATCAATGTCTCTATCACTGGTGTTGCTGGGCCAGATGGTGCCACAAACGAAAAACCAATCGGTACTATTTATGTAGGGATCAAATACAAAGGTAAAACCGAAGTCGAGAAACTAAACTGGATTGCACGTAGATTAAGCCGTGAGCAAATTAGAGAGCTTGCTTGTAAGAAAGTGTTTTGGAAAGTGATCAAACTGCTTTAA